One window of Camelina sativa cultivar DH55 chromosome 4, Cs, whole genome shotgun sequence genomic DNA carries:
- the LOC104783416 gene encoding uncharacterized protein LOC104783416, whose protein sequence is MPQNFILEIEVFDCWGIDFMGPFPPYYGNLYILLVVDYVSKWVEAVASPTNDSKVVLKMFKHIIFPRFGVPRVVISDEGTHFINKLFANLLRKHGVTHKVATPYHPQTSGQTAYKTLIGTTPFRLVYGKSCHLPVEFEYNSLWATKQMNFNIKTAAEKRLIQLNELDEIRMDAYENAKIYKERTKALHDKKIIPRDFAANDLKHLKITFGSKPYSEEQVRNAEDNMPKRCRRGKETAPPTEEPPTRIWNDAKWLMEPTRFVDRELFEKMGW, encoded by the exons atgccacaaaactttattttgGAGATCGAGGTTTTTGACTGTTGGGGAATCGACTTCATGGGGCCCTTTCCACCTTATTATGGGAATCTCTACATTCTTTTGGTCGTGGATTACGTTTCCAAATGGGTTGAAGCTGTAGCAAGTCCTACAAATGATTCGAAGGTAGTCCTCAAGATGTTCAAGCACATAATTTTCCCACGGTTTGGTGTCCCTAGAGTGGTTATAAGCGATGAGGGGACTCACTTTATCAACAAGCTCTTTGCAAACCTTTTGAGGAAACATGGTGTGACACACAAGGTTGCTACTCCTTACCACCCACAGACCAGTGGGCAG ACAGCTTATAAAACGCTTATTGGGACTACTCCTTTCAGGCTAGTTTATGGGAAGTCATGCCACTTACCTGTCGAATTCGAGTATAATTCCTTGTGGGCGACTAAGCAAATGAACTTCAACATCAAGACAGCCGCAGAGAAACGCCTTATTCAGCTGAATGAGCTTGATGAAATTCGCATGGATGCTTATGAGAATGCTAAGATATACAAGGAGCGGACCAAGGCTCTCCACGATAAGAAGATTATTCCCAGGGACTTTGCTGCCAATGATTTG AAACACTTGAAAATCACGTTTGGTAGTAAGCCTTATTCTGAGGAACAGGTTCGAAACGCAGAAGAT AACATGCCTAAACGATGCCGAAGAGGTAAGGAGACTGCCCCTCCTACCGAAGAGCCACCAACAAGGATTTGGAATGATGCTAAGTGGTTGATGGAGCCAACTCGTTTTGTTGATCGAGAGCTTTTTGAGAAGATGGGTTGGTAA
- the LOC104779451 gene encoding pentatricopeptide repeat-containing protein At2g01390-like, protein MRFSTIFRNHTIQSSNRLRSPVKLLHSLPRPRPRNPSDTKRFCQKPKLAKTQTPPEDPRVYTRDVVSNIYNILKYSTWESAREQLPHLGLRWDSHIINRVLKAHPPMQKAWLFFNWASQIKGFKHDHFTYTTMLDIFGEAGRIQSMFSVFHLMKEKGLLIDTVTYTSLIHWVSSSGDVDGAMRLWEEMRDHGCEPTVVSYTAYMKILFADGKVEEATEVYKDMLRSRVSPNCHTYTVLMEFLVSTGKCEEALDIFFKMQEIGVQPDKAACNILIGKACKFGETSFMARILLYMKHNGIVLRYPIFLEAWETLKAAGESDDLLRDVNSHISAESLCSNDIDETPTAEVDDTKSSDDIRVISSVLLMKQNLVAVDIILNQMRDRNIKLDSFVVSAIVETNCGRCRTEGASLALDYSSEMGIHLEKSAYLALIGHFLRVIELPKVIEVVKEMLKAQHSLGVYQGAMLIHRLGFGRRPRLAAEVFDLLPDDQKGVAAYTALMDVYISAGSPEKAMKILGEMREREIMPSLGTYNVLLSGLEKTSDFQREAALLRKEKKSLAASARFRGNVHVEDEICDLLFATNL, encoded by the exons ATGCGCTTCTCTACCATCTTCCGCAACCACACAATCCAATCCTCCAATCGCCTGAGGAGCCCCGTCAAGCTACTTCACTCTCTGCCCCGACCAAGACCTAGAAACCCCTCCGACACCAAGCGATTCtgccaaaaaccaaaacttgcGAAAACACAGACCCCCCCAGAGGACCCCAGGGTTTACACAAGAGACGTCGTATCCAACATCTATAACATCCTCAAGTACTCCACTTGGGAATCAGCTCGAGAACAGCTCCCACATCTGGGTCTCAGATGGGATTCTCACATTATCAACCGTGTCTTGAAAGCACACCCTCCGATGCAGAAAGCTTGGCTCTTTTTCAACTGGGCTTCCCAGATCAAGGGTTTCAAACACGATCACTTCACTTACACCACCATGCTCGATATCTTCGGTGAAGCCGGTCGGATCCAATCCATGTTCTCCGTCTTCCACCTTATGAAGGAGAAGGGTCTGTTGATCGATACGGTTACTTATACATCGCTTATTCACTGGGTTTCAAGTTCCGGCGACGTCGACGGAGCTATGAGGCTTTGggaggagatgagagatcaTGGGTGCGAACCTACCGTCGTGTCTTACACAGCTTACATGAAGATTCTTTTCGCCGATGGGAAGGTGGAAGAAGCCACGGAGGTCTATAAGGACATGTTACGGTCGCGAGTTTCTCCCAATTGTCACACTTATACTGTATTGATGGAGTTTCTTGTCAGCACAG GGAAATGTGAGGAAGCCTTGgacattttctttaaaatgcAAGAGATTGGGGTGCAGCCAGATAAAGCAGCTTGCAATATTCTGATTGGAAAAGCTTGTAAATTTGGGGAAACATCATTCATGGCTCGAATTCTTCTATACATGAAACACAATGGGATTGTACTTCGTTACCCTATCTTTCTTGAAGCTTGGGAGACCCTGAAAGCCGCAGGCGAAAGTGATGATCTGTTACGAGATGTCAACTCGCATATTTCCGCTGAATCTTTGTGCTCCAATGACATTGATGAGACTCCAACAGCCGAAGTTGATGACACTAAGAGTTCAGATGATATTAGAGTTATCAGCTCCGTTCTCTTGATGAAGCAGAATCTGGTTGCAGTTGATATTATACTTAACCAGATGAGAGATAGGAACATAAAGTTggattcttttgttgtttcagcTATCGTAGAAACAAACTGTGGCCGTTGTAGAACTGAGGGGGCTTCGTTGGCTCTTGATTACAGCTCGGAAATGGGTATTCATCTCGAGAAGTCAGCATATCTTGCGTTAATTGGTCATTTTCTGAGAGTAATCGAACTTCCTAAAGTGATTGAAGTGGTCAAGGAGATGCTGAAAGCGCAACACTCCCTCGGTGTGTACCAAGGAGCAATGTTGATCCACAGGCTCGGGTTTGGGAGAAGACCTCGCTTAGCCGCAGAGGTTTTCGACTTACTTCCGGATGATCAAAAGGGCGTAGCTGCTTACACCGCGCTGATGGATGTTTATATCTCAGCAGGGAGTCCAGAGAAAGCAATGAAGATATTAGGAGAGATGAGAGAGCGAGAGATAATGCCTTCCTTGGGGACATACAATGTTCTACTGTCTGGTCTTGAGAAAACCAGTGATTTCCAGAGAGAAGCAGCGTTgttgaggaaggagaagaagagtcttGCTGCTTCTGCACGTTTCCGGGGAAATGTTCATGTTGAAGACGAGATATGTGATCTTCTGTTTGCTACAAATCTGTAA
- the LOC104779450 gene encoding uncharacterized protein LOC104779450 → MMISEISVKKESNMLSSSSSSSSTRCGSFFVFPILFAVVLLLELPALSSADKRHVISFRSPGLYPEGLTWDPREQHFLVGSLHSRTIHSVSDAGVIETLISDPDLPDNATILGLAVDSTNRRLLACIHSLPPHLPFSALAAYDLRSGGRRIFLSPLPSLSGDDEDIARGVANDVAVDYKGNAYVTNSAKNFIWKVDRDGAASIFSKSPVFNSQPVAADADETFRDCGLNGIVYISNGYLLVVQSNTGKVFKVDEESGTARLVLLNRDLIAADGVARRKRDDTIMVVSQKKLWLLKSQDSWSEGVVYDEIDLDVEGFPTAVTVAARDRIYVLYGRVMEGIMKSYKGEGVREWFGIEEVWSDKEGGEDKIWLYVLIGFGFAYFCFWRFQMKNLITNMDKKIT, encoded by the coding sequence atgatgatttctgaaatttctgtaaaaaaagaatccaacatgttgtcgtcgtcgtcatcgtcaTCCTCCACTCGATGCGGATCGTTCTTCGTCTTCCCAATTCTCTTCGCCGTCGTCCTACTTCTGGAACTTCCGGCTCTCTCCTCCGCCGATAAGCGCCACGTTATCAGCTTCCGATCTCCAGGACTCTACCCGGAGGGATTAACCTGGGATCCAAGGGAGCAGCACTTTCTGGTTGGTTCCCTCCACAGCCGCACTATTCATTCTGTCTCCGACGCTGGAGTCATCGAAACCCTTATTTCCGATCCCGATCTACCGGATAACGCTACTATCCTCGGTCTCGCCGTTGACTCTACTAATCGCCGTCTGCTTGCCTGCATCCACAGTTTGCCGCCTCACCTTCCCTTCAGTGCCCTAGCCGCCTACGATCTTCGCAGCGGAGGCCGTCGCATCTTCCTCTCTCCTCTCCCTTCGCTTTCCGGAGACGACGAAGACATCGCCCGGGGCGTCGCCAATGACGTGGCGGTTGATTACAAAGGCAACGCTTACGTCACCAACTCAGCCAAAAACTTCATCTGGAAAGTGGATCGCGACGGCGCAGCCTCGATCTTCTCGAAATCGCCGGTGTTCAATTCGCAGCCTGTGGCGGCAGACGCGGACGAAACATTCCGCGATTGCGGCTTGAACGGGATCGTGTACATAAGCAATGGCTACCTCCTGGTCGTGCAGAGCAACACGGGGAAGGTGTTCAAAGTGGACGAAGAGAGCGGGACGGCGAGGCTGGTGTTGCTGAACAGAGACCTGATAGCGGCGGATGGGGTGGCTAGGAGAAAGAGGGACGACACGATCATGGTGGTGTCGCAGAAGAAGCTTTGGTTACTCAAGAGCCAAGACAGCTGGAGCGAAGGAGTGGTTTATGACGAAATTGACCTCGACGTGGAAGGGTTTCCGACGGCCGTGACTGTGGCGGCGCGGGATAGGATATATGTCTTGTATGGGAGAGTGATGGAAGGCATAATGAAAAGTTACAAAGGAGAAGGGGTGAGGGAATGGTTTGGGATAGAAGAGGTTTGGTCGGACAAGGAAGGTGGCGAAGATAAGATCTGGTTGTATGTGTTGATCGGCTTTGGCTTCGCTTACTTCTGTTTCTGGAGGTTTCAGATGAAGAATCTCATCACAAACATGGACAAAAAGATCACCTAG
- the LOC104783415 gene encoding uncharacterized protein LOC104783415, giving the protein MEVYIDDMLVKSAQAANHVAHLKQCFDIMNKYSMKLNPAKCTFGVTSGEFLGYLVTKRGIEANPKQISAIINLPSPRNTREVQRLTGRIAALNRFISRSTDKSLPFYQLLRGNKRFEWDETLYLYIAISLSACKLHPYFQSHTVEVLTNQPLLTIIDSPSQSGRLAKWAVELSEYDIEYKKRTCAKSQVLADFLVELSPKLEVDSPPPEIWTLDVDGASSKLGSGADVRLTSTTGEILEQSFSLTFSASNNDAEYEELIAGLILAHGIRVKKIQAYCDSQLVTHQFSGDYAARHARMDAYLKVVRDLSQKFESFEIIKIPRSDNAPADALAMLASTSDPDLRRVILVESIEQPSIDVNLLRLQ; this is encoded by the exons atggaagtctacatcgacGATATGCTCGTCAAGTCAGCTCAAGCCGCAAACCATGTCGCACACCTGAAACAATGTTTTGATATTATGAACAAGTATAGCATGAAACTAAACCCGGCGAAATGCACGTTTGGCGTCACTTCAGGCGAATTCCTGGGATACCTCGTTACAAAGCGCGGTATAGAAGCCAATCCGAAGCAGATTTCGGCAATCATCAACCTTCCATCTCCAAGGAACACCCGCGAGGTACAACGCCTAACTGGGCGTATTGCCGCACTGAATCGTTTCATCTCTCGCTCAACGGATAAGAGCTTGCCGTTTTATCAGCTGCTTCGTGGAAACAAACGTTTTGAGTGGGACGAAACTTTGTATCTCTACATCGCCATTTCTT TATCAGCTTGCAAGCTCCACCCTTACTTCCAGTCTCACACTGTTGAAGTCCTGACGAATCAGCCTCTCCTAACAATCATTGACAGCCCGAGCCAGTCAGGACGCCTTGCAAAATGGGCAGTTGAGTTAAGCGAATACGACATTGAGTACAAAAAGCGCACCTGTGCAAAGTCTCAAGTTCTCGCAGACTTCCTTGTCGAACTCTCGCCTAAACTCGAAGTTGATTCCCCTCCGCCTGAAATCTGGACACTCGACGTTGATGGCGCATCGTCAAAATTGGGCTCAGGAGCGGACGTACGCTTGACCTCAACAACTGGAGAAATCCTTGAACAGTCATTCAGTCTCACCTTCTCCGCTTCAAACAACGATGCAGAGTATGAAGAGTTGATCGCTGGATTGATCCTCGCACACGGAATCAGAGTCAAGAAAATCCAAGCTTATTGCGACTCTCAACTAGTCACGCATCAGTTCAGTGGAGATTATGCGGCAAGACACGCGCGGATGGACGCTTATCTCAAGGTCGTTCGCGACTTATCTCAAAAGTTTGAATCCTTCGAAATCATCAAGATTCCACGAAGTGACAATGCTCCGGCTGACGCACTCGCGATGCTCGCTTCTACTTCTGATCCTGATCTTCGAAGAGTCATACTTGTGGAAAGCATCGAGCAACCAAGTATCGATGTCAACTTATTGCGCCTTCAATAG